In Micromonospora sp. LH3U1, one genomic interval encodes:
- a CDS encoding IclR family transcriptional regulator: protein MRDPLAEPSDLIRSVSRALRVLESVGRAPKGLTVKQIARRCELTVATTYHLVRTLAYEGYVIRREDGTYIVGLEVADRYRELVTAFRGPPAVGETLRRAALDTGYSHYLGRFVGGQVALTAVAEGHRSPYLEDLVPGFDEGAHATALGKSLLATLTADQRYRYLREYGMRPFTTATLTTTETFEADLAAGDRRGMQLEMGQFRQGVACAAMLVAPDKDMERRVVLACALPASEMMTSARMVRAKLLTVARSVADGIASDN, encoded by the coding sequence GTGCGCGACCCCTTGGCAGAACCTTCGGACCTGATCCGCAGCGTGTCCCGAGCGCTGCGGGTGCTGGAGTCGGTCGGTCGCGCCCCGAAAGGCCTGACCGTCAAGCAGATCGCCCGGCGGTGTGAGCTGACCGTGGCCACCACCTACCATCTGGTCCGCACGCTCGCCTACGAGGGCTACGTGATCCGTCGCGAGGACGGCACGTACATCGTGGGCCTTGAGGTGGCCGACCGGTACCGGGAGCTGGTGACCGCGTTCCGCGGGCCGCCAGCGGTCGGTGAGACGCTGCGGCGGGCCGCCCTGGACACCGGCTACAGCCACTACCTGGGTCGCTTCGTCGGCGGTCAGGTGGCCCTCACGGCGGTCGCCGAGGGGCACCGATCGCCCTACCTGGAAGACCTGGTTCCCGGCTTCGACGAGGGCGCCCACGCGACGGCCCTCGGCAAGTCCCTGCTCGCCACCCTCACCGCAGACCAGCGCTACCGCTATCTGCGGGAGTACGGCATGCGCCCGTTCACCACCGCCACGCTGACCACGACCGAGACGTTCGAGGCCGACCTGGCCGCCGGCGACCGGCGCGGCATGCAGTTGGAGATGGGGCAGTTCCGCCAGGGGGTGGCCTGCGCTGCGATGCTGGTCGCGCCGGACAAGGACATGGAACGCCGCGTCGTGCTGGCCTGCGCGTTGCCGGCCAGCGAGATGATGACCTCCGCCCGGATGGTACGAGCCAAGCTGCTCACCGTGGCCCGCAGCGTCGCTGACGGCATCGCCTCCGACAACTGA
- a CDS encoding PhoX family protein has product MSDRPRLLPLLNGTRHGTRDAMTCLYRCGNACDHPVPNTSDNAYFGDVVNAEVSRRGVVRAGAVGALVLGFGGAAAGALAGAAPAMAAPTTPDVPEAFGFGRPSTGVGSGALTFKPIPPNKLDTLVVPNGYDHAVVIKWGDPVLPGAPEFNLHHQTAAAQSKQFGYNNDFVGVLPLDKQGKRALLVVNHEYTNEDLMFPGFPGLDGLSVEQLRTAMAAHGMSVVELERVAGTGQWKPVEKGPRAYNRRVTALSTKFDLTGPAAGSAWLKTAADPKGRTVVGTLNNCAGGVTPWGTVLSGEENFNQYFVGADAAPADLKPKLDRYGISTASRYPSGSRKWERADERFDLAKHPNEAHRFGWVVEIDPFDPESRPRKHTAMGRFKHEGANVIVAKDGHVVAYMGDDERFDYLYKFVSDKKFMKGNSWAARKHNLTLLESGTLYVAKLDQTSAAEIDGSGKLPTDGAFNGRGRWIKLVSGNRSFVDGMTAADVLTFTRLAGDKVGATKMDRPEDVEPSLLTGKVYVALTNNTNRGVGSNPKPDEANPRNANKHGQILELVEDRNDNASETFAWSLPIVCGDPTDASTFFAGYDKTKVSPISCPDNVAFDATGNLWISTDGNALGSNDGLFATAVEGPERGHLKQFLTVPLGAETCGPFITGDNRSVFVAVQHPGEITGASVENPASNWPDGDYAKPGVVVTWRLDGGPVGS; this is encoded by the coding sequence ATGAGCGACCGTCCCCGGCTGCTCCCACTGTTGAACGGCACCCGCCATGGCACCCGAGACGCCATGACCTGCCTGTACCGCTGCGGAAACGCCTGTGACCACCCGGTACCGAACACCTCCGACAACGCGTACTTCGGAGACGTGGTGAACGCGGAGGTCTCGCGGCGTGGCGTGGTCCGGGCCGGCGCGGTCGGCGCGCTGGTCCTCGGTTTCGGCGGCGCGGCCGCCGGTGCGCTCGCCGGTGCGGCCCCGGCCATGGCGGCCCCCACGACCCCGGATGTCCCGGAGGCCTTCGGTTTCGGCCGTCCGAGCACCGGCGTCGGCAGCGGCGCGCTGACCTTCAAGCCGATCCCACCGAACAAGCTGGACACCCTGGTCGTGCCGAATGGCTACGACCACGCTGTGGTGATCAAGTGGGGTGACCCGGTCCTGCCGGGCGCACCGGAGTTCAACCTGCACCACCAGACCGCCGCCGCGCAGTCCAAGCAGTTCGGTTACAACAACGACTTCGTGGGCGTGCTGCCGCTGGACAAGCAGGGCAAGCGGGCGCTGCTCGTGGTCAACCACGAGTACACCAACGAGGACCTCATGTTCCCGGGCTTCCCCGGCCTGGACGGGCTCTCGGTGGAGCAGCTCCGCACCGCCATGGCCGCGCACGGCATGTCCGTGGTGGAGCTGGAGCGGGTCGCGGGCACCGGGCAGTGGAAGCCGGTCGAGAAGGGCCCTCGGGCGTACAACCGGCGGGTCACCGCGCTCAGCACCAAGTTCGACCTGACCGGTCCGGCCGCCGGCTCGGCCTGGCTGAAGACCGCCGCGGACCCCAAGGGCCGTACGGTCGTCGGCACGCTGAACAACTGCGCCGGTGGCGTGACCCCGTGGGGCACGGTGCTCTCCGGCGAGGAGAACTTCAACCAGTACTTCGTGGGCGCCGACGCCGCCCCGGCCGACCTGAAGCCGAAGCTGGACCGCTACGGCATCAGCACCGCCAGCCGCTACCCCAGCGGCAGCCGCAAGTGGGAGCGCGCGGACGAGCGCTTCGATCTGGCCAAGCACCCCAACGAGGCGCACCGGTTCGGTTGGGTCGTCGAGATCGACCCGTTCGACCCGGAGAGCCGCCCGCGCAAGCACACCGCGATGGGCCGGTTCAAGCACGAGGGCGCGAACGTGATCGTGGCCAAGGACGGCCACGTGGTCGCGTACATGGGCGACGACGAGCGGTTCGACTACCTCTACAAGTTCGTCTCGGACAAGAAGTTCATGAAGGGCAACTCCTGGGCTGCCCGCAAGCACAACCTGACCCTGTTGGAGTCCGGCACGCTCTACGTGGCGAAGCTCGACCAGACCAGCGCCGCCGAGATCGACGGGTCGGGCAAGCTCCCCACCGACGGCGCGTTCAACGGCCGGGGTCGCTGGATCAAGCTGGTCAGCGGCAACCGCTCGTTCGTCGACGGGATGACCGCCGCGGACGTGCTCACCTTCACCCGGCTCGCCGGTGACAAGGTCGGCGCAACCAAGATGGACCGCCCGGAGGACGTCGAGCCGAGCCTGCTCACCGGCAAGGTGTACGTGGCGCTGACCAACAACACCAACCGAGGCGTCGGCAGCAACCCAAAGCCGGACGAGGCGAACCCGCGCAACGCCAACAAGCACGGGCAGATCCTGGAGCTGGTCGAGGACCGCAACGACAACGCCTCGGAGACCTTCGCCTGGTCGCTGCCGATCGTCTGCGGCGACCCGACCGACGCGTCGACCTTCTTCGCCGGGTACGACAAGACCAAGGTCTCCCCGATCTCCTGCCCGGACAACGTCGCCTTCGACGCCACCGGCAACCTGTGGATCTCCACCGACGGCAACGCGCTGGGCAGCAACGACGGCCTGTTCGCCACCGCCGTGGAGGGTCCGGAGCGGGGTCACCTCAAGCAGTTCCTGACCGTGCCGCTCGGCGCGGAGACCTGCGGCCCGTTCATCACCGGCGACAACCGCTCGGTCTTCGTGGCGGTGCAGCACCCGGGTGAGATCACCGGCGCCTCGGTGGAGAACCCGGCCTCGAACTGGCCCGACGGTGACTACGCCAAGCCGGGCGTGGTGGTCACCTGGCGCCTCGACGGCGGCCCGGTGGGCAGCTGA
- a CDS encoding sigma-70 family RNA polymerase sigma factor: MSDHDAQLLRALHDEHAEALYAHALRLVNGDRQRAEDLVQETLLRAWRHPESLDPRRGSVRSWLFTTARNLAIDAWRRRSTRVGEVFTDDLPEPAEAIDEAERAVEAWTVAEALNRLSPTHREVLVECFYQGRSVAEAASRLGVPPGTVKSRTHYALRSLRLVLAEMGVTG, translated from the coding sequence ATCAGCGACCATGACGCCCAACTGCTGCGCGCGCTGCACGACGAGCACGCGGAGGCGCTGTACGCCCATGCCCTGCGGCTGGTCAACGGGGACCGGCAGCGGGCCGAGGACCTGGTGCAGGAGACGCTGCTGCGGGCCTGGCGACATCCGGAGTCACTGGACCCGCGGCGCGGTTCGGTGCGGTCCTGGCTGTTCACCACCGCCCGCAATCTGGCCATCGACGCGTGGCGGCGGCGGTCCACCCGGGTTGGCGAGGTGTTCACCGACGACCTGCCCGAACCGGCCGAGGCTATCGACGAGGCCGAGCGGGCGGTCGAGGCGTGGACCGTCGCCGAGGCACTGAACAGGCTCAGCCCGACCCACCGGGAAGTGCTGGTCGAGTGCTTCTACCAGGGGCGGTCGGTGGCCGAGGCGGCATCCCGCCTGGGCGTACCGCCGGGGACCGTGAAGTCCCGCACCCACTACGCGCTGCGGTCTCTACGGTTGGTCCTGGCTGAGATGGGGGTGACGGGATGA
- a CDS encoding anti-sigma factor family protein: MTRCEFAYDDGAYVLGALAPAERAAYERHLGGCASCREAVAEIAVLPGLLGRLDPAGLEQILPPPAPPRVPALLEEARRRRRQERSADRRRYALTTLAAAGLALLVGVGTAVVLPRQAGPTGPPGAQGTAPAPQMSMVAMRPVAAAGPVHADLGLTGTEWGTEVTMRCGYDARTSYGKAYPFRLVARGPNGATEQIGSWLAAPGDDLRFTGATRFTDAELVSVELQKADGTPILTYAVP, encoded by the coding sequence ATGACCCGGTGCGAGTTCGCGTACGACGACGGCGCGTACGTGCTGGGTGCCCTGGCCCCCGCCGAACGGGCGGCCTACGAGCGGCACCTCGGCGGCTGCGCCTCCTGCCGGGAGGCGGTCGCCGAGATCGCCGTCCTGCCCGGGTTGCTCGGGCGGCTCGACCCGGCGGGGTTGGAGCAGATCCTGCCGCCGCCGGCCCCGCCCCGGGTGCCCGCACTGCTGGAGGAGGCCCGCCGTCGGCGGCGTCAGGAACGCTCCGCGGACCGGCGACGGTACGCGCTGACCACACTGGCCGCCGCCGGGCTGGCCCTGCTGGTCGGTGTGGGCACAGCCGTGGTGCTGCCCCGCCAGGCCGGCCCGACCGGCCCACCCGGGGCGCAGGGCACCGCACCTGCCCCGCAGATGTCGATGGTCGCCATGCGGCCGGTGGCTGCCGCCGGGCCGGTGCACGCCGACCTCGGGCTCACCGGCACCGAGTGGGGTACCGAGGTGACCATGCGCTGCGGGTACGACGCGCGGACGAGCTATGGCAAGGCGTACCCGTTTCGGCTGGTGGCGCGCGGCCCCAACGGCGCCACCGAGCAGATCGGCTCCTGGCTGGCGGCCCCCGGCGACGACCTCAGGTTCACCGGTGCCACGAGATTCACCGACGCCGAGTTGGTCAGCGTAGAACTCCAAAAAGCCGACGGCACCCCCATCCTCACCTACGCCGTCCCCTGA
- the rarD gene encoding EamA family transporter RarD, whose product MTSLRQGYLYGLGAYLLWGFFPLYLKLLRPAGPLEILAHRIVWSVIFVALLLAALRNVGFLRALLRRPWAVAGIVAAAALIAVNWGTYIYGVNSDRVVETALGYFINPLVVVLLGVTVLRERLRPAQWVALGIGASAVAVLTVDYGRLPWLALTLAFSFAGYGLVKKRLGLPPAEGLFVESAVLALPALGYLAWLMRRADSTFGHVSAGHTALLVLAGVATAIPLLLFAGAANRLPLSSLGMVQYLAPIIQLGCGVLIFHEPMPPARLAGFALVWLALVVFTADAVRTSRQTRRTRTHTPAVPVPTP is encoded by the coding sequence GTGACGTCACTCCGCCAGGGATACCTCTACGGCCTCGGCGCGTACCTGCTCTGGGGCTTCTTTCCGCTCTATCTCAAGCTGTTGCGACCGGCTGGCCCGCTGGAGATCCTGGCCCACCGGATCGTCTGGTCGGTGATCTTCGTAGCCCTGCTGCTGGCGGCGCTGCGCAACGTCGGCTTCCTACGGGCGCTGCTGCGTCGCCCCTGGGCGGTGGCCGGGATCGTCGCCGCCGCCGCGCTGATCGCGGTCAACTGGGGCACCTACATCTACGGGGTCAACTCTGACCGGGTGGTGGAGACCGCGCTCGGCTACTTCATCAACCCGCTGGTCGTGGTGCTGCTCGGGGTGACGGTGCTGCGGGAGCGGCTACGTCCGGCGCAGTGGGTGGCGCTGGGGATCGGCGCGTCGGCGGTCGCGGTGCTCACGGTGGACTACGGCCGGCTGCCCTGGCTGGCGTTGACCCTGGCGTTCAGCTTCGCTGGCTACGGCCTGGTCAAGAAGCGGTTGGGGCTGCCCCCGGCGGAGGGGCTCTTCGTCGAGTCGGCGGTGCTGGCGCTGCCGGCGCTGGGTTATCTCGCCTGGCTGATGAGGAGAGCCGACTCGACCTTCGGGCACGTCTCGGCCGGGCACACCGCGCTGCTGGTGCTGGCCGGTGTGGCCACGGCGATCCCGCTGCTCCTGTTCGCCGGGGCGGCCAACCGGCTGCCGCTGAGCAGCCTCGGCATGGTCCAGTATCTGGCGCCGATCATTCAGCTCGGCTGCGGTGTGCTGATCTTCCACGAGCCGATGCCTCCGGCCCGCCTGGCCGGCTTCGCGCTGGTCTGGCTCGCCCTCGTCGTCTTCACCGCCGACGCCGTCCGCACCTCCCGCCAGACCCGCCGAACCCGCACCCACACCCCCGCAGTCCCAGTCCCCACCCCCTAA
- a CDS encoding GNAT family N-acetyltransferase: MFSLTRTDGHLLSTDPARLDLDLVHHWLSTDAYWALGRDWETTARAFAGSLPFGVYRPEDGSQVAVARAVTDGATFAWLCDVYVDRAARGRGLGGWLAGAVSDHLAELGVRRILLATNDAHQVYAGVGFTPLDVPERWMQLDRRPPVTRVTGKEQSGGTPLTVEA; this comes from the coding sequence GTGTTCTCGCTGACCCGCACCGACGGCCACCTGCTCAGCACCGACCCCGCCCGGCTCGATCTGGACCTGGTGCACCACTGGTTGTCCACCGACGCGTACTGGGCGCTCGGACGGGATTGGGAGACCACCGCCCGCGCGTTCGCCGGCTCACTGCCGTTCGGCGTCTACCGGCCCGAGGACGGCAGCCAGGTGGCGGTGGCACGGGCGGTCACCGACGGCGCCACCTTCGCCTGGCTGTGCGACGTGTACGTCGACCGCGCCGCCCGGGGTCGCGGTCTGGGCGGGTGGCTGGCCGGCGCGGTCAGCGACCACCTGGCCGAGCTCGGCGTACGCAGAATCCTGCTGGCCACGAACGACGCACACCAGGTCTACGCGGGTGTGGGCTTCACTCCGCTGGACGTGCCGGAGCGGTGGATGCAGCTCGACCGGCGTCCGCCGGTGACCCGGGTCACCGGAAAGGAACAAAGCGGCGGTACGCCCCTTACGGTGGAGGCGTGA
- a CDS encoding phage holin family protein translates to MGFLKGLLIRLASTALAFWLATLLIPGISLESNSAVETVTTLLLVAVIFGVVNAVLQPVIKTVGCGFYLLTLGLIALVVNGLLFLLTSWIADQVDLPFSVDGFWPAAVLGALFVSIVTWILGAVLDRD, encoded by the coding sequence ATGGGTTTTCTGAAAGGTCTGCTGATTCGGCTGGCCAGCACAGCGCTGGCTTTCTGGCTGGCCACACTCCTCATTCCGGGCATCTCTCTGGAGTCGAACTCCGCCGTCGAGACGGTGACCACGCTGCTCCTGGTGGCGGTGATCTTCGGTGTGGTCAACGCGGTTCTCCAGCCGGTCATCAAGACCGTCGGCTGTGGCTTCTACCTGCTGACCCTGGGTCTCATCGCGCTGGTGGTGAACGGGCTGCTGTTCCTGCTCACCAGCTGGATCGCCGACCAGGTCGACCTGCCGTTCTCCGTGGACGGTTTCTGGCCGGCCGCCGTGCTCGGTGCTCTCTTCGTGAGCATCGTGACCTGGATCCTCGGCGCCGTCCTCGACCGCGACTGA
- the eccE gene encoding type VII secretion protein EccE, giving the protein MVRTGRGGTVPAITTGGPHPAPPVGPGPSAVSRAIGPGTPADRRPGSVDQRTPRRRSPVDRWASVARRAGAGVRAGQLVTAQVAAALVLTALGRGAPVIVAAVLVAVLLVGAAWVRVRGRWLFEWLGTTVGHLTRRRALTGPAGSAELLDLVAPGTVVRSTELTGGPAAVLEDTAGMVALLELGDPGDLLGDVSRAIPAPSALLPPAVPTVPPLRIQLLLAGAPAPVPAAGGTVGTSYRQLTDGRLAGRERAVVAVRVLRVDGWSEEDLRRVLAGTVRRIVRRLGPLTARPLGVPAALRVLGELAHHDGHGVRESWPALRSGNLVQATFRLAQWPDADGPGGRRLVPRLLALPATATTVSISAGPSPSTGAVGVPTELTVRLAAGTATELATASEALNRLVTDLGGELRRLDGAHLTGLAATLPLALTAPGAQPQPAMDDWELTLGDAGMMVGTNRHGGAITVRLFRPESTRVLLVGGVRAAQLVALRALALGALVVVQTARPRAWEPFVRGVGAPGGTIPLIPPGRPVADGVGTALHPLLLVVDAGPVAAEAEPGPPWRATLVVRDELTPADVDALSRADLALLQPLNAAEAALAGAALGLGGSAEWLTRIRDDMVAVVNRRALRWALLSPTPIESQLIGRPARG; this is encoded by the coding sequence ATGGTCCGCACTGGTCGAGGAGGCACGGTGCCGGCGATCACCACCGGAGGACCGCACCCGGCGCCCCCGGTCGGGCCCGGGCCAAGCGCCGTCTCGCGGGCAATCGGTCCGGGCACGCCCGCCGACCGCAGACCTGGCTCAGTCGATCAACGCACACCTCGTCGTCGGTCGCCCGTCGACCGCTGGGCCTCGGTGGCGCGGCGCGCGGGCGCAGGAGTACGGGCCGGCCAACTTGTCACCGCACAGGTCGCGGCGGCGCTCGTCCTCACCGCCCTCGGCCGGGGCGCACCGGTCATCGTGGCGGCCGTGCTGGTGGCGGTGCTGCTGGTGGGGGCCGCCTGGGTCCGGGTCCGGGGCCGGTGGCTCTTCGAGTGGTTGGGCACCACCGTCGGGCACCTGACCCGCCGTCGGGCCTTGACCGGGCCGGCCGGATCGGCCGAACTGCTCGATCTGGTCGCTCCCGGCACCGTCGTCCGGTCGACGGAGCTGACCGGCGGGCCGGCGGCGGTGCTGGAGGACACCGCCGGCATGGTGGCACTGCTGGAGCTCGGCGACCCCGGCGACCTGCTCGGCGACGTGTCCCGGGCGATCCCCGCGCCGTCCGCGTTGCTGCCCCCGGCCGTGCCGACCGTGCCCCCGCTGCGGATCCAACTGCTGCTCGCCGGGGCACCGGCGCCGGTGCCGGCCGCGGGTGGCACGGTCGGCACGTCGTACCGGCAGCTCACCGACGGACGGCTCGCCGGGCGGGAGCGGGCCGTGGTGGCGGTCCGGGTGCTGCGGGTGGACGGTTGGTCTGAGGAAGACCTGCGCCGCGTACTCGCCGGCACGGTACGCCGGATCGTCCGCCGGCTCGGGCCGCTGACCGCGCGACCGCTCGGCGTACCGGCGGCGCTGCGCGTCCTGGGCGAGCTGGCCCACCACGACGGCCATGGGGTGCGGGAGTCCTGGCCGGCGCTCCGGTCCGGCAACCTGGTCCAGGCCACCTTCCGGCTGGCCCAGTGGCCGGACGCGGACGGTCCGGGTGGTCGGCGGCTGGTGCCCCGGCTGCTCGCGCTGCCGGCGACCGCGACGACGGTGTCGATCTCCGCGGGTCCGTCGCCGAGCACCGGCGCGGTCGGCGTGCCAACCGAGCTGACCGTACGCCTGGCCGCCGGGACGGCGACCGAGTTGGCAACGGCCAGCGAGGCGCTGAACCGGCTGGTGACCGACCTGGGTGGGGAGTTGCGACGGCTCGACGGCGCACACCTGACCGGGCTGGCCGCCACGCTGCCGTTGGCGCTGACCGCACCCGGGGCGCAGCCCCAGCCCGCGATGGACGACTGGGAGCTGACCCTGGGCGACGCGGGGATGATGGTCGGCACGAACCGGCACGGCGGAGCCATCACCGTGCGGCTGTTCCGGCCGGAGAGCACCCGGGTGCTGTTGGTCGGCGGGGTGCGCGCCGCCCAGTTGGTGGCCCTGCGCGCCTTGGCACTCGGCGCCCTGGTGGTGGTGCAGACCGCACGGCCACGCGCCTGGGAGCCGTTCGTCCGAGGGGTGGGCGCGCCGGGCGGCACGATCCCGTTGATCCCACCCGGTCGGCCGGTCGCCGACGGGGTGGGCACGGCGCTGCATCCGTTGCTGCTGGTCGTCGACGCCGGGCCGGTGGCGGCCGAGGCCGAGCCGGGCCCGCCGTGGCGGGCCACCCTGGTCGTACGGGACGAGCTGACTCCAGCGGACGTGGACGCGTTGAGCCGGGCCGACCTGGCGTTGCTGCAGCCGCTGAACGCCGCCGAGGCCGCGCTGGCCGGCGCCGCGTTGGGGCTGGGCGGCTCGGCCGAGTGGCTGACCCGGATCCGGGACGACATGGTGGCGGTGGTCAACCGGCGGGCGCTGCGCTGGGCACTGCTCTCCCCCACTCCGATCGAGTCGCAACTGATCGGGCGGCCGGCGCGCGGCTGA
- a CDS encoding WXG100 family type VII secretion target yields the protein MSQTQAEAAVMQQTAAKFEQVDQSLQSMLTGLLAELEVLQQAWRGAGGRSFEQVKRQWSQDQAALHRVLRETAGAIRTAGRHYDASDDDVASRVAGTNRGGIQLPL from the coding sequence GTGTCCCAGACCCAGGCAGAAGCCGCGGTGATGCAGCAGACCGCCGCGAAGTTCGAGCAGGTCGACCAGTCGTTGCAGTCCATGCTGACCGGCCTGCTGGCCGAGCTGGAGGTGTTGCAGCAGGCCTGGCGTGGCGCCGGTGGCCGGTCGTTCGAGCAGGTCAAGCGCCAGTGGTCACAGGACCAGGCGGCGCTGCACCGGGTCCTGCGGGAGACCGCCGGGGCGATCCGCACCGCCGGCCGGCACTACGACGCCTCCGACGACGACGTCGCCAGCCGCGTGGCCGGCACCAACCGCGGCGGCATCCAGCTGCCGCTCTGA
- a CDS encoding WXG100 family type VII secretion target has product MDHGVLVVNFAALQQAGADIQKALNTLDSQLGQLERDAAPLVSSWTGEARQAYEQRQARWRSASQDLQAMLRDIKFAVDDSATDYLDTEKKNTGLFQ; this is encoded by the coding sequence ATGGACCATGGTGTGCTGGTCGTCAACTTCGCCGCGCTTCAGCAGGCCGGCGCGGACATCCAGAAGGCGTTGAACACCCTCGACTCGCAGCTCGGCCAACTCGAACGCGATGCGGCCCCGCTGGTGTCGAGCTGGACGGGCGAGGCCCGACAGGCGTACGAGCAGCGGCAGGCGCGGTGGCGGTCCGCTTCACAGGACCTCCAGGCGATGCTGCGTGACATCAAGTTCGCGGTGGACGACTCCGCCACCGACTACCTGGACACCGAAAAGAAGAACACCGGGCTGTTCCAGTGA
- the mycP gene encoding type VII secretion-associated serine protease mycosin — translation MSRSITRPVLAGLAASLLTVPALPIVAATAASLRAAPACATPLAPVRPVTATPWPQQRYDPARLAPLATGAGVTVAVVDSGVDRVHPQLAGRVLAGTDLLDPGGDGSRDCAGHGTGVASIIAAAPRDGVAFRGLAPGARILPVRVSEQQVVQGRESGRTVSADEFAQAIRWAVDHDADVVNLSVVLYADDPEVRSAVRYAVDRDVVLVAAAGNLHDGGDPRPFPAGYDGVLGVGAIGADGERATFSQTGSYVDLVAPGSAVLTAAPGAGHHRVEGTSYAAPFVAATAALLREYRPDLTAAQVAERIVATADPAPGAGHGGGYGAGVLNPYRAVTETSGGRAADPRPVAVLADDRVDPALLARQARRATARDRALLVGAVVGTTAATVALLALVLPRGARRRWRPAGQA, via the coding sequence ATGTCCCGATCGATCACGCGGCCGGTCCTCGCAGGTCTGGCCGCCAGCCTGCTGACCGTACCGGCCCTCCCGATCGTCGCCGCCACCGCCGCCAGCCTCCGGGCGGCACCGGCCTGCGCGACCCCACTCGCCCCCGTCCGGCCGGTCACGGCCACACCCTGGCCACAGCAACGGTACGACCCCGCCCGGCTCGCGCCGCTGGCCACTGGCGCCGGGGTGACCGTCGCGGTGGTCGACTCCGGCGTGGACCGGGTACACCCTCAACTGGCCGGACGGGTGCTGGCCGGCACCGACCTGCTCGACCCCGGCGGCGACGGCAGTCGGGACTGCGCCGGGCACGGCACCGGCGTGGCGAGCATCATCGCGGCGGCACCCCGCGACGGAGTCGCGTTTCGCGGCCTGGCGCCGGGTGCCCGGATCCTGCCGGTACGGGTGAGTGAGCAGCAGGTGGTGCAGGGGCGGGAGTCGGGGCGCACGGTCAGCGCCGACGAGTTCGCCCAGGCCATCCGCTGGGCCGTCGACCACGACGCCGACGTGGTGAACCTGTCCGTGGTGCTGTACGCGGATGACCCGGAAGTCCGCTCTGCCGTGCGGTACGCGGTCGACCGGGACGTGGTGCTGGTGGCCGCCGCCGGCAACCTGCACGACGGCGGGGACCCCCGGCCGTTCCCCGCCGGTTACGACGGGGTGCTCGGCGTGGGGGCGATCGGGGCGGACGGCGAGCGGGCGACCTTCTCCCAGACCGGGTCGTACGTCGACCTGGTCGCACCGGGCAGTGCGGTGCTGACCGCCGCACCCGGCGCGGGCCACCATCGGGTCGAGGGCACCAGTTACGCGGCGCCCTTCGTGGCCGCCACCGCTGCGTTGCTGCGCGAATACCGGCCGGATCTGACCGCCGCCCAGGTCGCGGAGCGGATCGTCGCCACCGCCGATCCAGCTCCTGGCGCCGGCCACGGCGGCGGGTACGGCGCCGGCGTGCTGAACCCGTACCGTGCGGTCACCGAGACCAGCGGCGGCCGCGCGGCCGACCCTCGGCCGGTGGCCGTGCTCGCCGACGACCGTGTCGACCCGGCACTGCTCGCCCGCCAGGCCCGCCGGGCGACCGCCCGGGATCGGGCCCTGCTGGTCGGTGCGGTGGTCGGCACGACGGCGGCCACCGTGGCACTGCTCGCCCTGGTGTTGCCCCGTGGCGCACGCCGACGCTGGCGCCCCGCCGGCCAGGCCTGA